In a single window of the Leptospira harrisiae genome:
- a CDS encoding ABC transporter permease: MTNTLDKFFTFLFYRKGLVIFLLLAPLLIWLGVVYLGSLFTLLIQSFFSIDSFSGVIKREFTLESYYDLFRQSTNWDIIIRTTTMAFTVTVVSAIIAFPIAYYMAMYAGPKLKPILYLGVMLPLWSSYLVKVYSWKLIMAKEGILTWCLEELGLLHVLDVILSIPVIGGTSLSFSYIGMFLVFVYIWLPYMILPIQASLERIPKSLLEASSDLGGGPAQTFRKVVLPLAFPGVVAGSIFTFSLTLGDYIIPTIIGNSSYFIGMAVYTHQGTAGNIPLAAAFSVIPIIIMMVYLMIAKRLGAFDAL; the protein is encoded by the coding sequence ATGACAAACACTCTAGATAAGTTTTTTACCTTTCTATTTTATCGGAAGGGACTCGTCATTTTTCTGTTACTTGCACCACTGCTTATTTGGCTTGGAGTTGTGTATTTAGGTTCTCTTTTTACTCTTCTCATCCAAAGTTTTTTCTCTATCGATTCTTTTTCAGGAGTCATCAAACGAGAATTTACATTAGAATCTTATTATGATTTGTTTCGCCAAAGTACAAATTGGGATATCATCATCCGCACAACAACCATGGCATTTACTGTCACTGTCGTAAGTGCCATCATTGCATTTCCCATTGCATATTATATGGCGATGTATGCAGGGCCTAAACTAAAACCCATTTTGTATTTGGGAGTGATGTTACCACTTTGGTCAAGTTACCTTGTGAAAGTTTACTCCTGGAAACTGATTATGGCAAAAGAAGGAATTCTCACTTGGTGTTTAGAGGAACTTGGACTTTTACATGTGTTAGACGTGATTCTTTCCATACCGGTGATTGGCGGAACGTCTCTATCATTTTCTTACATTGGGATGTTCCTTGTTTTTGTTTATATTTGGCTTCCGTATATGATCCTTCCGATCCAAGCCTCGTTAGAACGTATTCCTAAATCATTACTTGAGGCATCATCCGATTTAGGTGGTGGGCCGGCGCAAACCTTTCGTAAAGTGGTATTGCCTTTGGCCTTTCCTGGAGTTGTCGCTGGTTCCATTTTTACTTTTTCTCTTACGTTAGGTGATTATATCATCCCTACCATCATTGGAAATTCTAGTTATTTTATTGGGATGGCAGTTTACACTCACCAGGGAACGGCAGGTAACATTCCTTTGGCGGCTGCTTTTTCTGTAATCCCCATCATCATTATGATGGTTTACCTGATGATTGCAAAACGATTAGGAGCCTTCGATGCCCTCTAA
- a CDS encoding ABC transporter permease has protein sequence MPSKWNLGTIGIRVATILGFLFIHIPIFIIIMYAFSTDEKTFQFPLPGFTLKWFGVAWERNDIWEAIILSSQVATISTIMAIILGTLACLAVYRSKFFGREVISFLVILPIALPGIVTGISLRSAMSLFGIPFSTWTIVIAHATFCIVTVYNNVLARLRRSSHSMVEASMDLGANPWQTFRFVILPNIATALLAGGMLSFALSFDEVIVTTFTAGQQSTVPIWMLTEFIRPRQRPVTNVVAVFVILVTTLPILVAYYLTKEDEGGKK, from the coding sequence ATGCCCTCTAAATGGAATTTAGGTACAATCGGAATTCGGGTAGCAACCATCCTAGGGTTTTTGTTCATCCATATCCCTATTTTTATCATCATCATGTATGCGTTTTCTACTGATGAAAAAACATTCCAATTTCCATTGCCAGGTTTTACGCTGAAGTGGTTTGGAGTGGCTTGGGAAAGAAATGATATTTGGGAAGCCATCATTTTGTCTTCGCAGGTGGCTACCATTTCTACCATTATGGCCATCATCCTTGGAACCTTGGCTTGCCTTGCTGTTTACAGAAGTAAATTTTTTGGAAGGGAAGTCATTTCCTTTCTTGTAATTTTGCCCATTGCACTTCCTGGAATTGTGACAGGGATATCTCTTCGTTCTGCTATGTCGCTATTTGGAATTCCTTTTAGCACTTGGACCATTGTGATTGCGCATGCTACATTTTGTATTGTTACTGTGTATAACAATGTCCTCGCAAGACTTAGGCGAAGTTCTCATTCTATGGTAGAAGCATCAATGGATTTAGGTGCCAACCCTTGGCAAACCTTTCGATTTGTGATTTTGCCAAATATCGCCACTGCATTGTTAGCTGGTGGTATGTTGTCATTCGCATTATCATTTGATGAAGTGATAGTCACTACATTTACTGCAGGCCAACAATCCACAGTTCCTATTTGGATGTTAACAGAGTTCATTCGTCCGAGACAAAGACCTGTCACAAATGTGGTTGCAGTTTTTGTTATTCTTGTGACGACACTTCCGATTCTCGTTGCTTATTACTTAACGAAAGAAGATGAGGGTGGGAAAAAATAA
- a CDS encoding AfsA-related hotdog domain-containing protein, whose product MKVFEKEELPAVLPLDKRYTRTYFQDDSFVSNIRRALPRMITTAVMEEHVFPILSHDEIDFLLQYYAKRQDTSGDYYQLKTIPYRIRKESAERILAESGVDDTQRDFISTFYHFDTNLQQYVLNDKVTEADEIKILQIIKRRDYYVGNVEKSKISAIFEPIEEIPKKDTFFANLYIPPTHKFFSPPNLKHISGMQIVEAARQFGIACNHMYGKVPFEGVTFLLLYLNSEFFQYAKMNMPIKLRAKAIETKNSKSGYWNYSKLEITAYQENQEITRIEMAASILPLKVYKRLKSTQEEVYEIDPRFRILDQFKNNISVRENGRNIVSTIENISSSGFMVRCSGIHPGDLANSGQLEFFMHFDIVGFVHGTCILLWVKEDDNNEDTFFAGFRFESISELDQANVKEAINRYGRLIEEREIQ is encoded by the coding sequence ATGAAGGTTTTTGAAAAAGAAGAACTCCCCGCAGTTTTACCTCTCGACAAACGATATACAAGAACATATTTCCAAGACGATAGTTTTGTTTCCAACATTCGTAGAGCACTTCCAAGGATGATCACTACTGCGGTCATGGAAGAACATGTCTTTCCGATACTTTCTCATGATGAAATTGATTTTTTGCTACAATACTATGCAAAAAGACAAGATACTAGTGGGGATTATTACCAACTCAAAACAATTCCGTATCGCATTCGTAAAGAATCAGCAGAAAGAATTTTAGCAGAATCTGGCGTGGATGATACCCAAAGGGATTTTATTAGTACATTCTATCATTTTGATACAAATTTGCAGCAATATGTTTTGAACGATAAAGTTACTGAAGCAGATGAAATTAAAATATTGCAAATAATCAAACGAAGGGACTATTACGTTGGGAATGTAGAGAAGTCAAAGATATCTGCAATCTTTGAGCCAATCGAAGAAATTCCCAAAAAAGATACTTTTTTTGCAAACCTCTATATTCCGCCCACGCATAAGTTTTTCTCCCCACCCAATCTAAAACATATTTCTGGTATGCAGATTGTAGAAGCTGCAAGACAATTTGGAATCGCTTGTAACCACATGTATGGCAAAGTCCCTTTTGAGGGTGTCACCTTTTTATTGTTATATTTAAATTCGGAATTTTTTCAATACGCCAAGATGAATATGCCAATCAAATTGCGTGCCAAAGCCATTGAGACCAAAAACAGTAAATCTGGATATTGGAACTACTCAAAATTGGAAATCACTGCTTATCAGGAAAACCAAGAAATTACCCGAATCGAAATGGCTGCCAGTATTTTGCCTTTAAAAGTATACAAACGCTTAAAAAGCACACAGGAAGAAGTTTATGAGATTGATCCAAGATTTCGGATTTTGGATCAATTTAAAAACAATATCTCAGTTAGGGAAAATGGGCGAAATATTGTCTCCACCATTGAAAATATTTCTAGTTCTGGGTTTATGGTGCGCTGCTCAGGAATCCATCCAGGTGATTTAGCCAACAGTGGGCAACTAGAATTTTTTATGCATTTTGATATTGTCGGTTTCGTTCATGGAACTTGTATTTTATTATGGGTCAAAGAAGACGATAATAATGAAGACACCTTTTTTGCCGGATTTCGTTTTGAATCCATTTCTGAATTGGATCAGGCAAACGTAAAGGAAGCAATCAATCGTTATGGACGTTTGATCGAAGAAAGGGAAATCCAATGA
- a CDS encoding universal stress protein: MEKLIQKLIIPIDGSPSSARALEFGLAIAKASNAKCFVVEVIEDFGPLPGYYDAAPAGKDRVKWISEQRFEKIHPILDETSVKWERVILEGYPAEEICKLAEKEKADLIVIGSRGHGILGRFIMGSVSDRVVHYAPCSVTVVR, translated from the coding sequence ATGGAAAAATTGATTCAAAAACTGATCATCCCTATTGATGGTTCACCAAGTTCTGCAAGAGCACTGGAATTTGGATTGGCAATTGCGAAAGCAAGTAATGCAAAATGTTTCGTCGTTGAAGTGATTGAAGATTTTGGCCCTTTGCCTGGTTATTATGATGCAGCACCGGCTGGAAAAGATCGAGTCAAATGGATTTCTGAGCAACGTTTTGAAAAAATACATCCTATTTTGGATGAAACATCCGTGAAATGGGAACGTGTCATTTTAGAAGGATATCCCGCTGAAGAAATATGCAAACTTGCTGAAAAAGAAAAGGCAGATTTGATCGTGATCGGAAGCCGAGGCCATGGAATCCTTGGAAGATTCATTATGGGTAGCGTTTCTGATCGCGTTGTGCATTATGCTCCTTGCTCGGTAACTGTTGTTAGGTGA
- a CDS encoding ABC transporter ATP-binding protein, whose translation MDQVYDVEFQNVTRKFDQFIAVDDVSFGIRKGEFFSMLGPSGSGKTTCLRMVAGFQDTTSGRVLLEGVDVTGIPPYKRNVNTVFQDYALFPHMTVAENVGYGLKIKNTPTKEIGQRVAEMLSMVRLPDVGNRKPSELSGGQRQRIALARALINRPGVLLLDEPLGALDLKLREEMQMELKAIQKEVGITFIFVTHDQEEALSMSDRIAVFNKGKVEQIATPEELYDRPKTEFVANFVGTSNILSLEETKRLTGQNGKGMIRPERVHVFANAKEDNHSTGYRTFKAILKSQVYSGATSKMHFETPSGSRIIASTQNLKISAEHIAVGSEVLVGWKDSDMHLL comes from the coding sequence ATGGACCAAGTTTACGATGTTGAATTTCAGAATGTAACAAGGAAATTCGATCAATTTATAGCGGTGGATGATGTCTCCTTCGGAATTAGAAAAGGTGAATTCTTTTCAATGTTAGGCCCTTCCGGGTCGGGAAAAACAACCTGCCTTCGTATGGTGGCAGGTTTTCAGGATACCACTTCAGGAAGGGTTCTTTTGGAAGGTGTTGATGTGACCGGAATTCCACCTTACAAAAGAAATGTGAATACTGTCTTTCAGGACTATGCTTTATTCCCACACATGACCGTTGCTGAAAATGTTGGGTATGGATTAAAAATCAAAAACACTCCCACAAAAGAAATAGGCCAAAGAGTGGCGGAGATGCTTTCTATGGTACGTTTGCCCGATGTGGGAAATCGTAAACCATCGGAATTATCTGGTGGGCAACGGCAAAGGATTGCATTGGCAAGGGCACTGATCAATCGTCCTGGAGTCTTACTACTCGATGAACCACTTGGTGCTTTGGATCTCAAACTCAGAGAAGAGATGCAAATGGAACTAAAAGCCATTCAAAAAGAAGTAGGGATCACTTTTATTTTTGTCACACACGACCAAGAAGAAGCACTTTCGATGTCTGATCGGATTGCAGTCTTTAACAAAGGAAAGGTGGAACAAATTGCCACTCCAGAAGAATTATACGATCGTCCTAAAACTGAGTTTGTCGCCAACTTTGTAGGAACTTCTAATATTCTCTCTTTAGAAGAAACGAAAAGACTCACCGGCCAAAATGGAAAAGGAATGATTCGTCCAGAGCGAGTCCATGTATTTGCCAACGCCAAGGAAGATAATCACTCCACGGGATATAGAACTTTTAAAGCCATATTGAAAAGCCAAGTTTATTCCGGTGCTACATCCAAAATGCATTTTGAAACTCCGAGTGGTTCACGGATCATTGCATCCACCCAAAACTTAAAAATCTCTGCAGAACACATTGCTGTTGGATCGGAAGTGCTTGTGGGTTGGAAAGACTCGGATATGCACTTACTTTGA
- a CDS encoding SDR family NAD(P)-dependent oxidoreductase codes for MSGKKVALVTGGTSGLGRSIVLEFANAGYVVGFCGRRKQEGEETMALLEKQGGTGMFVKCDVTQSEAVRNLVESIVAKYGSIDVAVNNAGISGVLKTTADYPLDIFDSVMDVNLKGTFLSMQFELKQFLSQGNGGVIINVSSALGVRGKEKAGPYSMTKHGIIGLTKSAALEYGSAGIRVVALCPGGIQTEMDDVFYANVPNPEEVKKERMKSYALGRMATPEEVAKTCVWLSTDGAAFITGAVIPVDGGKTAR; via the coding sequence ATGAGTGGAAAAAAAGTAGCACTAGTGACCGGCGGAACTTCTGGTCTTGGAAGATCAATTGTTTTGGAATTTGCAAACGCTGGTTATGTGGTTGGATTTTGCGGAAGAAGAAAACAAGAAGGTGAAGAAACTATGGCTCTCCTTGAAAAACAAGGAGGTACGGGAATGTTTGTTAAGTGTGATGTCACACAATCGGAAGCAGTTCGTAATTTGGTTGAATCAATTGTTGCTAAATATGGTTCCATCGATGTAGCTGTGAACAATGCTGGGATTTCAGGAGTTTTAAAAACAACTGCGGATTATCCATTAGATATTTTTGATTCTGTGATGGACGTAAACTTAAAAGGAACCTTTCTTTCTATGCAATTTGAATTAAAACAATTCCTAAGCCAAGGGAATGGTGGTGTGATCATCAATGTCTCTTCAGCCCTTGGTGTTCGAGGAAAAGAAAAAGCAGGTCCTTATTCCATGACAAAACATGGAATTATCGGGCTTACTAAATCTGCTGCCTTGGAATATGGATCGGCTGGAATTCGTGTGGTGGCACTTTGTCCAGGTGGAATCCAAACTGAGATGGATGATGTTTTTTACGCAAATGTTCCTAATCCCGAAGAAGTAAAAAAAGAAAGAATGAAATCTTATGCATTGGGTAGAATGGCAACTCCTGAAGAAGTTGCAAAAACTTGTGTATGGTTATCCACTGATGGAGCAGCCTTTATCACGGGCGCAGTGATACCGGTCGACGGTGGTAAAACAGCTAGATAG